The following are encoded in a window of Aromatoleum petrolei genomic DNA:
- a CDS encoding spinster family MFS transporter, whose product MTMSHLGEGVGIDKKTPWQERSWYRWYALGLLTLVYVLHFVDRTVVFAILEPIKHEFDLTDTQLGFYSGLVHSLPYALAGIPMGMLADRVNRRNLLAVIIIIWSGLTALSGVAQSFLFLVVARLCVGAAEAGGTPSAMSMLADLFSLRRRSTAMGIYMLGTPLGITVGYLLGGLVAAQFDWRMVFFIAGVPGIVLSLLLLLTLREPVRQELITLDKPRGHADFSPLVTLRFMARSPALLFVVAGVVWGTFASGTVLAWVAPFLMRSHGFSVAEAGLAIALGYGLAGALGTVIGGILADRLGARDVRWIPGLNAITSLIIVAAGAAMLLVQDSFWCIVFLMLFGIGVSMQYGPGHGLFQSLLGAEMRGRGTAILFILIALIGAGLGPQFTGLLSDYWAASFGVDSLRYAMLTGAASGLLTAIFFLAAMRHVREGINEAGRNRDLMKPASQAKGHFEADRG is encoded by the coding sequence ATGACAATGAGTCATTTGGGGGAAGGCGTGGGTATAGACAAGAAGACCCCTTGGCAGGAACGCTCTTGGTATCGTTGGTATGCCTTGGGGTTGCTGACACTGGTCTATGTTCTGCACTTCGTGGACCGCACAGTAGTATTTGCGATTCTCGAACCCATCAAGCACGAGTTTGATCTCACCGACACGCAACTCGGCTTCTATTCGGGACTGGTGCACTCCCTCCCATATGCCCTCGCCGGCATTCCAATGGGTATGCTCGCGGATCGCGTGAATCGCCGGAACCTCCTTGCCGTGATCATCATCATCTGGAGCGGGCTTACCGCGCTCAGCGGAGTGGCGCAAAGCTTTCTTTTCCTCGTCGTTGCGCGTCTTTGCGTCGGTGCGGCAGAAGCCGGTGGTACGCCATCCGCCATGTCGATGCTCGCAGACTTGTTCTCGCTGCGGCGGCGTTCGACGGCGATGGGGATCTACATGCTAGGGACACCACTCGGCATAACAGTCGGCTATCTCTTGGGGGGCCTTGTCGCCGCCCAGTTCGACTGGCGCATGGTGTTCTTCATTGCCGGTGTTCCAGGCATAGTGCTTAGTCTGCTACTGCTTCTTACTCTGCGCGAACCGGTGCGTCAGGAGCTCATAACGCTGGACAAACCGCGGGGCCACGCGGATTTCAGCCCTCTTGTGACCCTGCGTTTCATGGCACGAAGCCCAGCGCTGTTGTTCGTTGTCGCAGGCGTGGTGTGGGGCACTTTTGCCAGCGGAACCGTTCTCGCATGGGTGGCCCCCTTCCTAATGCGATCGCACGGCTTCTCGGTGGCCGAGGCCGGCTTGGCGATCGCTCTTGGCTATGGCCTCGCCGGCGCATTGGGCACGGTGATCGGCGGGATCCTGGCAGACCGTCTTGGCGCAAGGGATGTGCGCTGGATCCCCGGGTTGAACGCGATCACGTCTCTGATCATAGTTGCCGCTGGCGCCGCGATGCTGCTGGTGCAGGACAGTTTCTGGTGCATTGTCTTTCTAATGCTTTTCGGCATCGGCGTGTCGATGCAATACGGGCCGGGTCACGGATTGTTCCAAAGTTTGCTTGGCGCCGAGATGCGGGGCAGAGGCACCGCAATCCTGTTTATTTTGATCGCGCTGATCGGTGCAGGCCTCGGGCCGCAGTTCACCGGTCTTCTCAGCGATTATTGGGCTGCGTCTTTCGGGGTGGATTCTCTCCGTTACGCCATGTTGACCGGAGCTGCTTCCGGCCTGCTGACGGCAATTTTCTTTCTCGCCGCCATGCGTCATGTGCGCGAGGGCATCAACGAAGCGGGTAGGAACCGTGATTTGATGAAGCCGGCATCGCAAGCGAAGGGTCATTTTGAAGCCGACCGTGGCTGA
- a CDS encoding SDR family NAD(P)-dependent oxidoreductase: MLRFDDQVVLITGAGRGIGRQHALFLADRGAKIVVNDYGGGLRGENGNDPAPADAVVAQIHAAGGNAMAACCDVGDAAQVRAMVDAVGERFGRLDAIIHNASTFAELGSFIDARAEDLERIMRVNALGGWNVAHAAWRLMVAQGYGRVVITGSGAGFFGRRKDQAYSVAKSALMGLTKVLATEGEALGIKVNLVGPVAWTGTSQAMGMPSVMADFAPPIFVSNLVAVLAHADCPVNGEMFHCGGGLVTRVFVGETPGTVFRAETMTPEAVLAEMNHILDETGYAIPASSDRSGARLSAAIASVNPAFAEVLAEAKRNR, encoded by the coding sequence ATGCTTAGATTCGACGATCAGGTCGTGCTCATCACCGGCGCCGGCCGCGGCATCGGCCGCCAGCACGCCCTTTTCCTTGCCGACCGCGGCGCAAAGATCGTGGTGAATGACTACGGCGGGGGCTTACGCGGCGAAAACGGCAATGACCCGGCCCCCGCTGATGCGGTGGTCGCGCAGATCCATGCCGCCGGAGGCAATGCGATGGCCGCCTGCTGCGATGTCGGCGACGCTGCACAGGTACGGGCGATGGTGGACGCCGTCGGCGAGCGCTTCGGCCGTCTGGACGCGATCATCCACAACGCGAGCACGTTTGCCGAGCTGGGCTCCTTCATCGATGCCAGGGCAGAGGATCTGGAGCGGATCATGCGGGTCAATGCCTTGGGCGGCTGGAACGTTGCCCATGCCGCTTGGCGACTCATGGTCGCCCAAGGCTATGGCCGGGTCGTCATTACCGGGTCCGGGGCCGGTTTCTTCGGTCGACGCAAGGATCAAGCCTACAGCGTCGCCAAATCGGCCCTGATGGGTCTCACCAAAGTGCTGGCGACCGAAGGCGAGGCTCTCGGCATAAAGGTTAACCTGGTGGGGCCCGTGGCCTGGACCGGTACGTCCCAGGCCATGGGCATGCCCTCCGTCATGGCCGACTTTGCGCCGCCCATATTCGTCAGCAACCTGGTCGCCGTGCTTGCGCATGCCGATTGCCCGGTGAACGGCGAGATGTTCCACTGCGGCGGCGGCTTGGTCACCCGCGTTTTCGTCGGCGAGACACCGGGCACCGTGTTCCGCGCGGAGACCATGACACCGGAAGCGGTTCTTGCAGAGATGAACCACATCCTGGACGAAACCGGTTACGCCATACCTGCCTCCTCCGACCGCTCCGGCGCTCGCCTGTCCGCTGCCATTGCCTCCGTCAACCCGGCCTTTGCCGAGGTTCTCGCCGAGGCGAAGCGTAACCGGTAA
- a CDS encoding MmgE/PrpD family protein: protein MSTAELAKFVLTTRYEHLPVEAIRIAKGSILDTLGVAVAGAVEPPTRILVDYVKEMGGKPAARVWGHAFDTSPPYAALLNGTSARALDLDDVCTGWKGHPSAVLVPALFVMADIVPMSGQDAIAAFLVAHEIGLRAHKAGGDAAFFRGADMSLANGSFASAAIAGRALKLNDAQMRCAFGIASCGSFGLTLSHGTHATSYQEGYGAMNGVQAALLAQCGLTAHETVFETHPHGLAHVRAGETPDVAALVKDLGSYWAVADMQEETGPLCPKLYPACGATHTSIEAVLGLARDHDIDATDVEGIVTETRKYVDELLLHCHRPTTGFEGKFSMEYSLAAALLDRRISLETYTDEMVARPQAQDLLKRVTYVHMPDDAPGNLLKQTVTIALRNGTRLSRTVEFPKGHPKNPMSWDDLVEKFLDCVEPHLGRARADRIVDSVTHLETVKDMRELGDALDVRKGIRS, encoded by the coding sequence ATGAGCACAGCGGAATTGGCCAAGTTCGTGCTGACGACTCGCTACGAACATCTGCCCGTCGAAGCGATTCGGATCGCCAAGGGTAGCATTCTCGATACCCTCGGCGTGGCGGTGGCGGGGGCGGTGGAGCCACCGACCCGCATTCTGGTCGACTATGTCAAAGAGATGGGCGGGAAGCCCGCCGCTCGCGTCTGGGGGCATGCATTCGATACGTCGCCGCCCTATGCCGCGCTGCTCAATGGAACGTCCGCACGCGCATTGGATCTGGACGACGTTTGTACCGGCTGGAAGGGTCATCCGTCAGCGGTGCTGGTGCCCGCCCTGTTCGTAATGGCGGACATCGTGCCGATGTCCGGGCAAGATGCGATCGCCGCTTTCCTCGTTGCCCACGAGATTGGCCTGCGCGCTCATAAGGCCGGCGGTGACGCGGCATTCTTCCGCGGCGCCGATATGTCGCTTGCGAACGGCAGCTTTGCCAGCGCTGCAATTGCAGGCCGCGCTCTGAAGCTCAATGACGCACAGATGCGATGCGCATTCGGCATCGCCAGCTGCGGCAGCTTCGGCTTGACGCTTTCCCATGGCACCCATGCCACGTCCTATCAGGAAGGCTACGGCGCGATGAATGGAGTGCAAGCAGCTCTGCTGGCGCAGTGCGGCCTAACGGCGCACGAGACTGTCTTCGAAACGCATCCGCACGGGCTTGCCCATGTGCGTGCCGGCGAGACGCCCGATGTCGCGGCGCTCGTCAAGGATCTAGGATCCTACTGGGCGGTCGCCGATATGCAGGAGGAGACCGGGCCGTTGTGCCCCAAGCTCTACCCCGCGTGCGGGGCCACGCATACCAGTATCGAAGCCGTGCTCGGCTTGGCGAGAGACCACGATATCGACGCGACCGATGTGGAAGGCATCGTGACGGAAACGAGGAAGTACGTCGACGAGCTACTGTTGCACTGCCATCGGCCGACGACGGGTTTCGAAGGGAAGTTCAGCATGGAATATTCATTGGCGGCCGCGCTGCTGGATCGGCGGATTTCGCTGGAAACCTATACTGACGAAATGGTGGCGCGACCCCAGGCGCAGGATCTCTTGAAGCGCGTCACTTATGTGCACATGCCCGACGATGCGCCGGGGAACCTCCTGAAGCAGACGGTAACGATCGCGCTGCGCAATGGAACACGCTTGTCCCGCACTGTCGAGTTCCCCAAGGGGCATCCGAAGAACCCGATGAGCTGGGACGACCTTGTCGAGAAGTTCCTCGATTGCGTAGAGCCGCATCTCGGCCGCGCCCGCGCCGACAGGATCGTGGACTCGGTGACGCACCTGGAAACCGTGAAGGACATGCGGGAACTGGGCGATGCCCTCGACGTCCGGAAAGGAATTCGCTCGTAG
- a CDS encoding lipid-transfer protein translates to MSAKTVIAGVGMIPFSKPGKSKSYDEMAEEAVRLALADAGIDYSEVGQAYAGYVFGDSCSGQAGLYRVGLTSVPIINVNNNCATGSSALFLARQAIEAGAVDVALAVGFEMMLPGVPAGGWTDRKAPSFVLEREAEAIQGRFDNVPMAAQLFGGAGVEYQRKYGMKNETFAQISVKARRHAKLNPLAVFREPITLDDVLASPSFFGPITRLQCCPPTCGAAAAIVVSADYAKSKGLKRTVTIAGQGLATDGQSFLDAKSMMTLVGYDMTRKASERAYKMAGIGPGDVNVVELHDCFTANEVISQEALGLVPEGGSEKFILDGDNTYGGRLVVNPSGGLLSKGHPLGATGLAQISELVSQLRGECGERQVTGAKVGLQHNVGLGGACVVTLLSV, encoded by the coding sequence ATGAGTGCGAAGACAGTGATCGCGGGCGTGGGCATGATTCCCTTCTCCAAGCCGGGAAAGAGCAAGTCCTACGACGAGATGGCCGAGGAGGCGGTGCGGTTGGCCCTGGCTGACGCCGGGATCGACTACAGCGAGGTGGGGCAGGCCTACGCCGGATATGTCTTCGGCGACTCCTGCTCCGGCCAGGCGGGCCTCTATCGGGTGGGCCTGACCAGCGTGCCCATCATCAACGTGAACAACAACTGCGCGACCGGCTCGAGTGCCCTGTTCCTGGCCCGCCAGGCCATCGAGGCCGGCGCGGTGGATGTCGCCTTGGCGGTAGGCTTCGAGATGATGCTGCCGGGGGTGCCTGCTGGCGGCTGGACCGACCGCAAAGCGCCTTCCTTCGTCCTGGAACGGGAAGCCGAGGCCATTCAGGGTCGCTTCGACAATGTGCCCATGGCTGCCCAGCTCTTCGGGGGCGCCGGGGTTGAATACCAGCGTAAGTACGGAATGAAAAACGAGACCTTTGCTCAGATCTCGGTCAAGGCTCGGCGCCACGCCAAGCTGAACCCCTTGGCCGTGTTCCGCGAGCCGATCACGCTGGACGACGTACTCGCTTCCCCTAGTTTTTTTGGCCCCATCACTCGCCTGCAATGCTGCCCGCCCACCTGCGGCGCTGCCGCAGCCATCGTCGTCTCCGCAGACTATGCGAAAAGCAAGGGCCTCAAGCGCACTGTCACAATCGCCGGCCAAGGCCTTGCGACGGACGGCCAGTCATTCCTTGACGCCAAGAGCATGATGACATTGGTGGGCTACGATATGACCCGCAAGGCTTCCGAGCGCGCCTACAAGATGGCGGGCATAGGGCCCGGGGACGTGAACGTGGTGGAATTGCACGATTGCTTCACCGCCAACGAAGTGATCTCCCAGGAAGCGCTGGGTTTGGTGCCCGAAGGTGGCTCGGAAAAATTCATCCTGGATGGAGACAACACCTACGGTGGCCGGCTCGTCGTCAACCCTTCCGGCGGTCTCCTCTCCAAAGGCCATCCGCTGGGCGCCACCGGCCTGGCGCAAATCTCCGAACTGGTCAGCCAACTCCGAGGCGAGTGTGGCGAGCGGCAGGTGACAGGCGCGAAAGTGGGTCTCCAGCATAACGTGGGCCTGGGTGGTGCCTGCGTGGTCACCCTGCTCTCCGTCTGA
- a CDS encoding amidohydrolase family protein, protein MAYDYRVIDVDQHLEHAPKVWAPYVPEEYRSLVTETVWGIGMGHVYDLWINMQAGRCRPMDIRPLAEPPHEISPGAHGDYKDRLREMDLDGISATLLYCGTPVGGELPKIKHTAGREAYLALIRGFNDWLSDFCAPCPERLFGVALIPGTNVDDAIAELRRVRKLPGIKCVVNLGFPSGQGKLTADDDPFWAEALNLGMPITIHGSVNGPWWARGIADWTKREFALWNIGRIDSVTGGPLCAAELIISGLFDRFPELMFSISECGASWVPYFMCNMDHYYYKHRYWGGFTELKHAPSEYIRRGHLQFNTIFDPAAIRLRDEIGLGNINYSSDFPHVASDWPESQKGINAMLDGAPLEVRDAILWKNAARWLHL, encoded by the coding sequence ATGGCTTACGATTACCGTGTCATCGACGTGGATCAGCATCTGGAGCATGCACCCAAGGTTTGGGCGCCGTACGTGCCCGAAGAATACCGTTCCCTGGTAACCGAGACCGTATGGGGGATCGGTATGGGGCATGTCTACGATTTGTGGATCAATATGCAGGCCGGACGTTGCCGTCCGATGGACATTCGCCCTCTTGCCGAACCGCCCCACGAGATTTCCCCGGGAGCGCACGGTGATTACAAGGATCGGCTGCGGGAGATGGACCTGGACGGTATCAGCGCGACGCTCCTGTACTGCGGGACGCCGGTGGGCGGAGAGTTGCCCAAGATCAAGCACACGGCAGGACGCGAGGCGTATTTGGCGCTAATTCGCGGCTTTAATGATTGGCTGTCCGACTTTTGCGCACCTTGTCCGGAGCGGCTGTTTGGCGTAGCCCTGATTCCCGGCACGAATGTCGACGACGCCATTGCGGAGCTGCGTCGGGTGCGCAAGCTGCCTGGGATCAAGTGCGTCGTCAACCTCGGCTTTCCTTCCGGGCAGGGCAAACTCACGGCGGACGACGACCCGTTCTGGGCTGAGGCGCTGAACTTGGGCATGCCGATCACCATCCATGGCAGCGTCAATGGACCGTGGTGGGCGCGAGGCATCGCTGACTGGACCAAGCGGGAATTTGCCCTGTGGAACATCGGCCGCATCGACTCGGTCACCGGCGGCCCCTTGTGCGCGGCGGAGTTGATCATCTCCGGCCTGTTCGACCGTTTCCCGGAGCTGATGTTCAGCATCTCCGAGTGCGGCGCTTCCTGGGTGCCGTATTTCATGTGCAACATGGATCACTACTACTACAAGCATCGGTACTGGGGAGGGTTCACGGAGCTCAAGCACGCGCCCAGCGAATACATCCGGCGCGGCCACCTGCAATTCAACACGATCTTCGATCCGGCCGCGATCCGCCTGCGCGATGAGATTGGGCTGGGTAACATCAATTACTCCTCCGACTTCCCGCATGTCGCCTCCGACTGGCCCGAAAGCCAGAAGGGCATCAACGCTATGCTCGACGGCGCCCCCCTGGAAGTGCGCGACGCCATTCTCTGGAAGAACGCCGCACGCTGGCTGCACCTGTAA
- a CDS encoding CaiB/BaiF CoA transferase family protein produces MDIGFLIPSALTSLKLATLGADVVKVERPGGGDRIRHIPPFAPDGESPQHQPQNRGKRSIALDLGTTEGRELFLRLARKADVIIENQLPGTWLKHGIDFAALRQERPSLIVCSVTGFGQTGPLSQLPSHGLNMDALADCMPLEWQDGQPRVGTPFTSWGNEMGSTYAAMAICAAIANVRKGGEGAWVDLSCWDAMVEAHRTEIAMSTRTGERFNSHDHKMGPIYNTYLSRDGKPVLLGALEPKFWAAFCRGIGREDMLHYHTGEEIEFGADDETLGRELAAIFVKEDAATWEKRFIDWDVVGCVVLQIDEVMKHPHFAARGIVEGEVGQWPNITSAIRWHHTGERAGSGMKAPPAVDADRDSVITEWLSA; encoded by the coding sequence TTGGATATCGGTTTTCTGATTCCTTCGGCGCTCACCAGCCTCAAGCTCGCGACCTTGGGCGCCGACGTGGTCAAGGTCGAGCGACCGGGAGGCGGCGACCGGATCCGTCACATTCCACCTTTCGCGCCGGACGGCGAAAGCCCGCAACATCAGCCCCAGAACCGCGGTAAGCGCAGTATCGCGCTGGATCTGGGTACGACCGAAGGCCGAGAGCTCTTTCTCCGGCTCGCCCGCAAAGCGGACGTGATCATCGAGAACCAGTTGCCCGGAACCTGGCTGAAACACGGAATCGACTTCGCCGCCCTGCGCCAGGAGCGGCCTTCCCTGATCGTCTGTTCCGTCACTGGCTTCGGACAGACCGGTCCCTTGTCCCAGCTTCCCTCCCATGGTCTCAACATGGATGCCCTGGCGGATTGCATGCCCCTGGAGTGGCAAGATGGCCAACCGCGCGTTGGGACACCCTTCACTAGTTGGGGCAACGAAATGGGCTCCACCTACGCCGCAATGGCGATCTGCGCCGCGATAGCCAATGTGCGCAAGGGCGGCGAGGGAGCTTGGGTTGATCTTTCCTGCTGGGACGCCATGGTGGAAGCCCACCGTACCGAGATTGCCATGAGCACGCGTACCGGGGAACGCTTCAACTCCCATGACCACAAGATGGGTCCAATCTACAACACTTATCTGTCGCGCGATGGCAAACCGGTGTTGCTCGGCGCTTTGGAGCCTAAGTTTTGGGCCGCCTTTTGCCGCGGAATCGGACGCGAAGATATGCTCCATTACCACACCGGCGAAGAGATCGAGTTCGGCGCCGACGACGAGACGCTCGGACGGGAACTGGCTGCGATTTTCGTCAAGGAGGACGCCGCAACATGGGAGAAGCGATTCATCGACTGGGATGTCGTGGGTTGCGTGGTGCTGCAGATCGACGAGGTGATGAAGCATCCTCACTTTGCGGCCCGCGGCATCGTCGAGGGCGAAGTCGGACAATGGCCCAACATCACATCCGCAATCCGCTGGCACCACACTGGCGAACGTGCAGGTTCGGGCATGAAGGCGCCACCTGCGGTAGACGCTGAT